One window of the Zea mays cultivar B73 chromosome 3, Zm-B73-REFERENCE-NAM-5.0, whole genome shotgun sequence genome contains the following:
- the LOC103652297 gene encoding uncharacterized protein, whose product MAAARRLEMRGMAAARSSSDPIARSSSFPAVSDPPGFTKSTPPHATATDRVHRPHLPAWRPCCSPPWKGRVHKRQGRAPARPRATAAALDVWTSEPAPVQERRRKLLQMLGLAGDPALARLEMGRSVSYDDGPVPVRPTPASPPISRSRSDGGAVPALATKPPLGGRSPGSSEATPEGEEEEEADPRCLIRNLDDGSEFVVKEGSELREVGTGRQLTMKEFVDLCVGHSPIVQELMRRENVASSGSSTPVQRSNSDSSNGATRHRRRRLHSSWLRGIQNVAGSVVASSRDCRSSDDKDTCSEKGGRRSSSATDDSQDSAGAVRHGPVRVKVRQYGKSYKEFSGLFMNQEIQAHDGSIWSIRFSPDGRYLASAGEDCVIHVWEVSEFDRKHEENGACNPFVAMVCNGSPEPTLAVASSVYGSNREKKRWARFLEGRRSVSSDRLMLPEHVFALSEKPIRTFMGHSEDVPHDQFSLL is encoded by the coding sequence ATGGCCGCTGCCCGGAGGTTGGAGATGCGAGGGATGGCCGCTGCCCGGTCCTCTTCCGATCCCATCGCCCGATCCTCTTCCTTCCCCGCAGTCTCCGATCCGCCCGGCTTCACCAAATCCACCCCTCCCCACGCAACAGCCACCGACCGTGTTCACCGCCCCCACCTCCCCGCCTGGCGTCCGTGTTGCTCGCCGCCCTGGAAGGGACGCGTCCACAAGAGGCAAGGCCGTGcccccgcccgcccccgcgcaaCCGCCGCGGCGCTCGACGTGTGGACGTCCGAGCCGGCGCCCGTGCAGGAGCGGCGCCGGAAGCTGCTCCAAATGCTGGGGCTCGCCGGGGACCCCGCCCTGGCTCGCCTCGAGATGGGCCGATCGGTCTCCTACGACGACGGGCCTGTGCCCGTCCGCCCGACGCCGGCCTCGCCGCCCATCTCCCGATCTAGATCAGACGGCGGCGCCGTGCcagccttggcgaccaagccgccGCTGGGAGGGCGGTCGCCGGGCTCCTCCGAGGCCACGCCCgaaggggaggaggaggaggaggccgaCCCGAGGTGTCTGATCCGGAACCTCGACGACGGCAGCGAGTTCGTGGTCAAGGAGGGGTCTGAGCTCCGCGAGGTCGGCACGGGCCGGCAGCTCACCATGAAGGAGTTCGTTGACCTCTGCGTCGGCCACTCGCCTATCGTCCAGGAGCTCATGCGGCGCGAGAACGTTGCGAGCTCCGGCTCGTCCACCCCCGTCCAGCGCTCCAATTCCGACTCCAGCAACGGAGCGACGCGccaccggcggcggcggctgcataGCAGCTGGCTTCGGGGCATCCAGAACGTCGCCGGCTCCGTGGTGGCCAGCTCCCGCGACTGCCGCAGCAGCGACGACAAGGACACGTGCTCGGAGAAAGGCGGGCGCCGGTCCAGCTCGGCCACAGACGACAGCCAGGACAGCGCTGGAGCCGTGCGCCACGGCCCGGTGCGCGTTAAGGTGAGGCAGTATGGCAAGTCGTACAAGGAGTTCAGTGGCCTATTCATGAACCAGGAGATTCAGGCTCACGATGGCTCCATCTGGAGCATCAGGTTTAGTCCAGATGGCCGGTACCTCGCGAGTGCTGGGGAAGACTGCGTGATCCATGTCTGGGAAGTGTCAGAGTTCGATAGGAAACACGAGGAGAACGGAGCGTGCAATCCTTTTGTTGCGATGGTGTGCAACGGTTCGCCGGAGCCAACATTAGCCGTGGCCAGCAGTGTGTATGGGAGCAATCGTGAGAAGAAGCGTTGGGCAAGGTTCTTGGAGGGCCGTAGGTCTGTGAGCTCAGACCGGCTAATGCTGCCAGAGCATGTGTTTGCGCTGTCAGAAAAACCGATTCGGACCTTCATGGGGCACTCAGAAGATGTGCCTCATGACCAATTTAGTTTGCTGTGA